A DNA window from Niabella yanshanensis contains the following coding sequences:
- a CDS encoding DUF5683 domain-containing protein, producing the protein MYTKTRLTLTVVALLLLPYLLIAQHKDSGFKTKKERIPHKAAIRSAILPGWGQVYNRKAWKVPVVYSALGFTGGLLISYLNWYKKFQTGVRVGNYLMSDGSYRKDSTGYFALDRVVKLYLGNGQGLETLKSIRDDSRKNMVYSGIYFLVAWGLNVVDATVDAHLSRFDVSDDLTFGIRPSIDIASRTAGLSVVLKTNN; encoded by the coding sequence ATGTACACAAAAACAAGACTAACCCTTACCGTTGTAGCATTGCTACTTCTACCGTATTTGCTAATAGCTCAACACAAAGACAGCGGGTTTAAAACCAAAAAAGAACGCATACCGCATAAGGCGGCCATTCGCTCGGCCATTTTGCCCGGCTGGGGACAGGTGTATAATAGAAAAGCATGGAAGGTGCCGGTTGTTTACAGCGCATTGGGTTTCACCGGCGGTTTGTTGATCTCTTATCTTAACTGGTACAAAAAATTTCAGACAGGCGTTAGGGTTGGTAATTATTTAATGAGTGATGGCAGTTATCGCAAAGATTCAACCGGTTATTTCGCATTGGATCGGGTAGTAAAGTTATATCTGGGTAATGGGCAGGGACTTGAAACGTTAAAAAGTATTCGGGATGATTCAAGGAAGAATATGGTTTATTCGGGTATATACTTTCTAGTTGCCTGGGGGTTGAATGTCGTAGATGCAACGGTTGATGCCCATTTAAGTCGTTTTGATGTATCAGACGATCTTACATTCGGTATACGACCTTCTATTGATATAGCTTCGCGTACTGCAGGTTTGAGTGTAGTGCTGAAAACAAATAACTGA
- a CDS encoding MutS-related protein: MNAIEDLSIEKEILPLFDFTVNHFAKEQLHELFRKPLNSVVSILERQDIVKGFMTNEGVLANYSYSKSDFYEVYEFLHSQDKAGHANVLLLRIGFSKRDTGRARSALIQLVTLFREIEVYYVKKLDTKPFPEAYKTELRKLYDFFTSFNLNYYEGRIKEDSFEKKDQKALARIIGEKQKNGEIERFFKHFAVFEAYVSISKSVLKYGFCFPVFEERGLVLKGVYHPLLINPVKNDFSGKNNVLLLTGPNMSGKSTFLKAIGICVYLAHVGMAVPATAVQTPFYNLITVSINHYDDMMNGYSHFMLEIVRLKEVVEKAIAGVRCFAIFDELFKGTNIEDAIEVSKATINGLARFKPSSFLISTHLHQLKDVEAIAENNIDTCYVDCAVNNGIPVFTYQVKPGWSDLKIGQLLFAKEGLYDLLQTTTTKNVVRRGFLPRSPNP; encoded by the coding sequence ATGAATGCAATAGAAGATTTAAGCATAGAAAAAGAAATTTTGCCTTTGTTCGATTTTACTGTAAATCATTTTGCAAAAGAACAACTACACGAACTTTTCCGGAAACCGCTGAATTCTGTTGTCAGTATACTGGAGCGGCAAGATATTGTAAAAGGATTTATGACTAATGAGGGCGTGTTAGCCAACTACTCTTACTCGAAGTCGGATTTTTATGAAGTATATGAATTTCTGCATAGCCAGGATAAAGCAGGTCATGCTAATGTACTTTTGCTTAGGATAGGTTTTTCTAAACGAGATACGGGCCGCGCGCGGTCAGCATTGATTCAGCTGGTTACATTGTTCAGAGAAATTGAAGTGTACTATGTAAAGAAGTTGGATACAAAACCTTTCCCCGAAGCTTATAAGACAGAACTTAGAAAACTATATGATTTTTTTACTTCATTTAATCTGAACTATTATGAAGGGCGGATAAAGGAAGACTCTTTTGAGAAAAAAGATCAGAAAGCTTTAGCCCGGATTATTGGGGAGAAGCAGAAGAATGGTGAGATAGAACGCTTTTTTAAACACTTTGCCGTTTTCGAGGCGTATGTATCAATTAGTAAATCTGTATTGAAATATGGATTTTGTTTCCCTGTTTTTGAAGAGCGGGGCCTGGTACTTAAAGGTGTTTATCACCCTCTTTTGATAAACCCTGTGAAGAATGATTTTTCTGGAAAGAATAACGTTTTGTTGCTAACGGGTCCTAATATGTCAGGGAAATCTACCTTTTTAAAAGCAATTGGTATTTGTGTTTACCTGGCACATGTCGGTATGGCTGTTCCTGCAACTGCAGTGCAAACGCCGTTCTACAATTTGATTACGGTCTCTATCAATCATTACGACGATATGATGAATGGTTACAGCCATTTTATGCTGGAAATAGTAAGATTGAAGGAGGTCGTAGAAAAGGCAATCGCAGGTGTAAGATGTTTTGCCATTTTCGACGAACTTTTTAAAGGCACCAATATCGAAGATGCTATTGAGGTTAGTAAAGCTACAATCAATGGACTAGCCCGGTTTAAACCTTCTTCATTCTTAATTTCAACTCATTTACACCAGCTTAAAGATGTAGAGGCTATAGCGGAAAACAACATTGATACCTGCTATGTTGATTGCGCAGTAAACAATGGAATTCCTGTTTTCACCTATCAGGTAAAACCAGGCTGGTCTGATCTTAAAATTGGCCAGCTTCTTTTTGCAAAAGAAGGACTGTACGATCTTTTGCAAACAACTACTACTAAAAATGTTGTCAGGCGCGGCTTTCTACCTCGCTCGCCAAATCCCTGA
- a CDS encoding Mrp/NBP35 family ATP-binding protein, producing the protein MTKEKVLDALKTVYHTGNEKDIVSAGIVQDLTIEKYYISFSLIVDTNDADLRLKLKSEAIKAIKEQVNKDAIIKVAFQNKPVADTVYEQEQNAPLSGVKKVIAVISGKGGVGKSTVSANLALALAESGAKVGLMDADIYGPSVPIMFGVRGERPLMKDVNGKGVIVPLERFGIRLLSIGLLVDESKAVVWRGPMASSAIRQFVTDVDWGNLDYLIVDMPPGTGDIHLTLLQMIKVSGVVIVSTPQDVALADAKKGIAMFGQAQLNARILGLVENMSYFTPAELPDNKYYIFGKKGAQKLAEQYELPFLGEIPLVQSIREGGDIGIPVMVSDDEVSKKAFRDLASEVESRA; encoded by the coding sequence ATGACGAAGGAAAAAGTATTGGATGCGTTAAAAACAGTATATCATACTGGCAATGAAAAAGATATTGTAAGCGCAGGTATTGTACAGGATCTGACTATCGAAAAGTATTATATTTCATTTAGCCTTATTGTTGACACCAACGATGCGGACCTCAGGTTAAAGCTTAAGAGTGAAGCCATTAAAGCTATTAAAGAACAGGTTAATAAAGACGCGATCATAAAAGTAGCATTTCAAAATAAGCCTGTGGCAGATACCGTTTATGAGCAGGAGCAAAACGCGCCCCTTTCGGGCGTAAAAAAGGTAATTGCGGTGATAAGTGGTAAGGGCGGTGTAGGCAAAAGCACGGTATCCGCCAACCTGGCACTGGCACTGGCAGAATCCGGCGCCAAAGTAGGCCTCATGGATGCAGATATTTATGGCCCCAGCGTTCCCATTATGTTTGGCGTACGCGGAGAGCGTCCCTTAATGAAAGATGTAAATGGCAAAGGAGTCATTGTTCCGCTGGAACGATTTGGTATCCGGCTCCTGAGCATTGGATTATTAGTAGATGAAAGCAAGGCCGTGGTGTGGCGCGGCCCCATGGCCAGCAGCGCTATCCGCCAGTTTGTTACCGACGTCGACTGGGGGAACCTGGATTACCTGATCGTAGACATGCCTCCAGGCACCGGAGACATACACCTTACCCTGCTTCAAATGATCAAAGTTTCGGGCGTTGTGATTGTAAGCACCCCGCAGGATGTAGCGCTTGCGGATGCTAAAAAAGGTATTGCCATGTTCGGCCAGGCCCAATTAAATGCAAGAATACTGGGACTGGTAGAAAACATGAGCTACTTCACACCGGCCGAACTACCTGATAATAAATATTACATTTTCGGCAAAAAGGGTGCTCAAAAGCTGGCCGAACAATACGAATTGCCCTTCCTGGGAGAAATACCTCTGGTGCAAAGTATCCGCGAAGGCGGGGATATCGGCATCCCGGTAATGGTAAGTGATGATGAAGTGAGTAAAAAAGCTTTCAGGGATTTGGCGAGCGAGGTAGAAAGCCGCGCCTGA
- a CDS encoding carboxypeptidase-like regulatory domain-containing protein: protein MKKILFLVSFLMGVTAASAQFEKARDSVVQLFGVIMTADSLEAIPAVSVTVKGTKRGTITNNEGVFSIAVLKGDVIEFSHVSFLPGSVHVPDTLKGSQYSIVKTLVQDTAFLPVAIIRPRPTPEQFARDFVNVPIAEDELEILRKANTPEARRAYLAKLPQDGREMTNRQLNNVFQRARYQGQIPPMNIFSPAAWAEFINAWKRGDFKRK from the coding sequence GTGAAGAAGATATTGTTTTTAGTTAGCTTTTTAATGGGGGTAACCGCGGCAAGCGCGCAATTTGAAAAAGCCCGTGATTCTGTGGTTCAGCTTTTTGGGGTGATCATGACTGCTGATAGCCTGGAAGCAATTCCTGCCGTGAGCGTAACCGTAAAAGGAACCAAAAGAGGAACCATCACTAATAATGAGGGCGTTTTTTCAATTGCAGTACTAAAAGGCGATGTGATCGAATTTTCGCACGTCAGCTTTCTGCCTGGTTCGGTCCATGTTCCCGATACTTTAAAAGGCAGCCAATATAGCATTGTAAAAACCCTGGTACAGGATACTGCATTTCTGCCTGTAGCAATTATCAGGCCCCGGCCAACACCGGAGCAGTTTGCCAGGGATTTCGTTAACGTCCCCATTGCGGAAGATGAATTGGAGATACTCCGGAAGGCCAATACCCCCGAAGCCAGAAGAGCGTATTTAGCCAAATTGCCGCAGGATGGCCGGGAAATGACCAACCGGCAATTGAATAACGTATTTCAACGCGCCCGTTACCAGGGACAGATACCGCCTATGAATATATTCAGCCCGGCAGCCTGGGCCGAATTTATCAACGCCTGGAAGCGGGGGGATTTTAAGCGGAAATAA
- the ruvA gene encoding Holliday junction branch migration protein RuvA translates to MISYLKGTFVNITPSATIVDIGGIGYEVNISLNTYSKIQNQEKGLLYTHVIIKEDAHLLYGFSDIQEKDIFLLLISVSGIGANTARLILSYMKPEEVSSAILHEDSKALERIKGIGKKTAERAVLELKDKIGKQHTDIVITPGKSTVSSVKQDALEALLALGINRQQAEQNLSKLLQAEPELALEDLIKKVLKEL, encoded by the coding sequence ATGATCAGCTATTTAAAAGGAACATTTGTAAATATTACACCATCAGCCACGATCGTAGATATTGGCGGCATCGGATACGAGGTTAACATCAGCCTTAATACCTATTCGAAAATACAAAACCAGGAAAAAGGCTTATTGTATACACATGTTATTATAAAAGAAGATGCGCATCTCCTTTACGGATTTAGCGATATACAGGAAAAGGACATATTTTTATTATTAATAAGTGTCTCGGGTATCGGGGCCAATACGGCTCGCCTGATCCTGTCTTATATGAAGCCGGAAGAAGTAAGTTCCGCTATTTTACATGAAGACAGTAAAGCACTGGAGCGGATCAAAGGCATCGGCAAGAAAACAGCGGAAAGAGCTGTTTTAGAGCTCAAGGACAAAATAGGCAAACAGCATACAGATATTGTAATAACACCAGGTAAATCAACCGTATCTTCTGTAAAGCAAGATGCGCTCGAAGCGCTGCTGGCACTGGGCATCAACCGCCAACAGGCAGAACAAAACCTGTCGAAACTACTGCAGGCAGAACCTGAACTCGCTTTGGAAGACCTGATCAAGAAAGTATTGAAGGAATTGTAA
- a CDS encoding beta-ketoacyl-ACP synthase III yields MANKITAAITAVNGYVPEDKLTNFDLEKIVETNDEWIRTRTGIEERRILKGEGKGVSEMIVPAVKGLLEKRGIDATEVDCIIVATVTPDMVFPATANLVAHKVGAVNAFGYDVSAACSGFLYALTQGTALIESGRYKKVIVVGADKMSAIVDYTDRTTCIIFGDGAGAALLEPNEEGLGIKDSLLKSDGSGAQYLRMKAGGSAYPASAETVANREHYAYQEGQTVFKFAVKGMADVSAELLERNNLTGNDIAWLVPHQANLRIIDATANRIGLPKEKVMINIQKYGNTTAATIPLCLWEWESRLKKGDKLVLAAFGGGFTWGATLIDWAY; encoded by the coding sequence ATGGCGAACAAAATTACAGCGGCAATCACAGCGGTTAACGGCTATGTTCCAGAAGATAAACTAACAAATTTCGATCTTGAAAAAATAGTGGAGACCAACGATGAGTGGATACGTACCCGGACTGGTATCGAGGAAAGAAGGATATTGAAAGGTGAAGGAAAAGGGGTAAGTGAAATGATTGTGCCTGCTGTGAAGGGATTGCTGGAAAAGCGTGGCATTGATGCTACCGAAGTAGATTGTATTATCGTTGCAACCGTAACGCCGGATATGGTGTTCCCGGCAACAGCGAATCTCGTAGCTCATAAAGTAGGCGCAGTTAATGCTTTCGGGTATGATGTGTCTGCGGCATGTTCAGGTTTTTTGTACGCGCTTACGCAGGGGACGGCCCTGATTGAAAGCGGTCGTTACAAAAAAGTAATAGTTGTAGGCGCCGATAAAATGAGCGCCATTGTTGATTATACAGACAGAACTACCTGTATTATTTTCGGGGACGGTGCCGGCGCGGCCCTGTTAGAGCCCAACGAGGAAGGATTGGGTATAAAAGACAGCCTGTTGAAAAGTGACGGGAGCGGAGCTCAGTACTTAAGGATGAAGGCTGGTGGCAGCGCTTATCCTGCCAGCGCCGAAACAGTAGCCAACCGGGAGCATTACGCTTACCAGGAAGGGCAGACTGTATTTAAGTTTGCCGTAAAAGGAATGGCTGATGTAAGTGCAGAGCTTCTGGAAAGAAACAACTTAACCGGTAATGATATTGCCTGGCTGGTACCGCACCAGGCCAACCTGCGTATTATTGATGCGACAGCCAATCGTATTGGTTTGCCTAAAGAAAAGGTAATGATCAATATCCAAAAATATGGCAATACCACGGCAGCTACTATTCCTTTGTGCTTGTGGGAGTGGGAAAGCCGGTTGAAAAAAGGCGATAAGCTGGTACTTGCGGCCTTCGGTGGCGGATTTACCTGGGGTGCTACACTTATTGACTGGGCATATTAA
- a CDS encoding GNAT family N-acetyltransferase, with protein MSSDIKIRPAEAPDCSRILELVRELAEYEKAPAEVTVSLDHFSESGFGANPVWWGFVAEYEGRIVAFALYYIRFSTWKGQAMYLEDILVTEEMRGKGIGKLLFEALIDEARKKGLRRMCWQVLDWNEPAINFYKKYNASFDGEWVNCAIDI; from the coding sequence TTGTCATCTGATATAAAAATACGCCCTGCGGAAGCGCCTGATTGTTCACGCATTTTAGAATTGGTGCGGGAGTTGGCCGAGTATGAAAAGGCTCCGGCGGAAGTTACGGTAAGCCTGGACCATTTTTCGGAAAGTGGGTTTGGAGCCAATCCTGTTTGGTGGGGCTTTGTAGCCGAATACGAGGGCAGGATAGTAGCCTTCGCTTTATATTATATAAGGTTTTCTACCTGGAAAGGCCAGGCTATGTACCTCGAGGATATATTGGTTACCGAAGAGATGAGAGGGAAAGGAATAGGAAAGCTGTTATTCGAGGCATTGATTGACGAAGCCCGTAAAAAAGGACTCAGGAGAATGTGCTGGCAGGTGTTGGACTGGAACGAGCCTGCTATCAATTTTTACAAAAAATATAATGCGTCATTTGACGGTGAATGGGTCAACTGCGCCATCGATATTTAA